A genomic region of Veillonellales bacterium contains the following coding sequences:
- the thiF gene encoding sulfur carrier protein ThiS adenylyltransferase ThiF has product MRLLLNGEPFITSALSLSSLQSELKADPATSVLILNGYAATEDFPLHEGDEIFCFKKGTLPGQDAFEQMLCSRHTPQVHKKVKEGRIAIAGLGGLGSNIAIMLARTGIGHLHLLDFDVVEPSNLNRQAYKIKHLGLPKARALAEEIYETNPFVSVTAETLRLTEKNIPELLAEDSIICEAFDTPAAKAMLVNTVTAAFPDKFIVAASGMAGYGSSNAIITRKITDHFYLCGDGSTAAQPGQGLMAPRVMVCAGHQANMALRLLLQETSV; this is encoded by the coding sequence ATGAGGCTTCTCTTAAACGGAGAACCCTTTATCACCTCTGCCCTTTCTCTAAGCTCCTTGCAATCAGAGCTCAAGGCAGACCCGGCCACAAGCGTTCTCATACTCAACGGCTATGCTGCGACAGAGGACTTTCCTCTGCATGAAGGGGACGAAATTTTTTGTTTTAAAAAAGGGACGCTTCCCGGCCAAGACGCCTTTGAGCAAATGCTCTGTTCCCGCCATACGCCGCAGGTACATAAAAAAGTAAAGGAGGGCCGCATCGCCATTGCCGGTCTCGGCGGATTAGGTTCCAACATTGCCATCATGCTGGCCCGTACCGGTATCGGCCATCTTCATCTCCTGGACTTTGACGTAGTAGAACCAAGCAATCTAAACCGCCAAGCCTACAAGATTAAACACCTGGGCCTGCCAAAAGCCCGTGCCCTGGCCGAAGAAATTTATGAAACTAATCCCTTTGTGAGCGTAACAGCCGAAACCCTTCGCCTTACGGAAAAAAATATTCCCGAGCTGCTCGCCGAAGATTCCATTATCTGTGAAGCCTTTGACACCCCGGCGGCCAAAGCGATGCTCGTGAATACAGTGACTGCCGCATTTCCCGACAAATTTATTGTCGCCGCCTCCGGCATGGCCGGCTACGGCAGCAGCAATGCCATTATTACCCGCAAAATTACCGACCACTTTTATCTGTGCGGCGACGGCAGCACCGCCGCACAGCCGGGGCAGGGACTTATGGCGCCGCGCGTTATGGTCTGCGCCGGCCACCAAGCCAACATGGCCCTTCGTTTATTATTACAAGAAACTTCAGTATAG
- the thiS gene encoding sulfur carrier protein ThiS yields MLQINGKAFSLPAGGLSLADYLRQEGYQFNLVALEYNGAIIPKTKYETTLLADGDTVEIVNFVGGG; encoded by the coding sequence ATGCTGCAAATCAACGGAAAAGCGTTCTCTCTTCCCGCCGGGGGTCTATCCCTTGCCGATTACCTGCGGCAAGAAGGCTATCAGTTCAACCTCGTTGCCCTGGAATACAACGGCGCCATCATTCCCAAAACAAAGTATGAAACCACCCTGCTGGCCGATGGCGACACCGTGGAAATTGTCAACTTTGTGGGAGGCGGCTGA
- a CDS encoding HD domain-containing phosphohydrolase — MAIFTPLRIAILFVCVNSFLLYLVNDMLFKTPSGWIYILITTVLLYWLLTQLARAKPSQAGTIESSDSGLSWQQRYEKTIRVQELLRQNKEKIQRQNEYLASLHETTLGLMNRLNLADLLTAIVKRAGELLHTPHGYIYLVEPDQQSIEIKVGVGIYACKAGRRQQLGWGLCGKVWQEGVPLAIADYQLWEHRLPDSMLNVVHSAIGVPLKSGSQVVGVIGLDYIETSRSFGEDEISLLSRFAALASIALDNARLYSAAQADLLQQKASQEALKQAEKKIRRQNSYLSSLHETALSLMNRFELTDLLEAIITRAAVLADTPHGFIALVDSAHKTMTTKAGTGLYADRVGKKIQAAEGLAGTVWLSGQLITVNDYHNWPGCLADTEFDEIQSILGIPLISNSEVVGVIGLAYSENSHCFNKDETEFLNGFAKLASIALNNAQLYNTTQYLSFHDRLTGLYNRAYFEEESHRISTSRFFPIGVIVFDIDGLKLVNDTLGHMIGDEMLKAAADIIRQCFRQSDVIARIGGDEFAVLLPNTTRQIAERGCLRVKNAIPRYNDKHLTFLPLSISIGLAFSKDPTDSLTDLFKEADDYMYREKLQRRQSTRSAIVETLKSALAARDFLTEGHGERLQDLAAKLADHIGLPEQKISDIRLLAQFHDIGKIGISDAILFKPESLTSEEFAEMKRHSEIGYRIAHTSHDLSPIAQGILKHHEWWNGSGYPLGLTGEDIPLECRIIAIADAYDAMTSDRPYRKALTREQALAELEHYADIQFDPYLVEAFISLSL; from the coding sequence ATGGCAATCTTTACTCCGCTTCGAATTGCCATTTTATTTGTTTGTGTCAACAGCTTTCTGCTTTATCTGGTTAACGATATGCTGTTTAAAACACCAAGCGGCTGGATCTATATTTTAATCACAACGGTTCTATTATACTGGCTGCTTACCCAGTTAGCCCGTGCCAAGCCTTCGCAGGCTGGCACGATAGAATCGTCGGACTCGGGGCTAAGTTGGCAGCAGCGGTATGAAAAAACGATCCGGGTTCAAGAACTTTTACGACAAAATAAAGAAAAAATCCAGCGTCAAAACGAGTATTTAGCATCATTGCATGAAACCACCCTCGGCTTGATGAATCGGCTGAATTTAGCTGACTTATTAACCGCCATCGTCAAGCGAGCCGGAGAATTGCTCCATACGCCCCATGGGTATATTTATCTGGTAGAGCCGGATCAGCAATCAATCGAAATAAAAGTTGGTGTAGGAATTTACGCCTGTAAGGCCGGACGGCGGCAGCAGCTCGGCTGGGGATTGTGCGGCAAAGTATGGCAGGAAGGAGTTCCCTTAGCAATTGCTGATTATCAGCTATGGGAACATCGTTTACCTGATTCCATGCTGAACGTGGTTCACTCTGCCATCGGCGTTCCCTTGAAATCCGGTTCCCAGGTAGTTGGCGTAATTGGTCTGGATTATATTGAAACCAGCCGTTCCTTTGGTGAAGATGAAATTTCCCTGTTAAGCCGCTTCGCAGCATTGGCATCAATTGCTCTGGACAATGCCCGTCTTTATTCTGCCGCCCAGGCTGATTTGCTGCAACAAAAAGCTTCCCAGGAAGCCCTGAAGCAGGCCGAAAAAAAAATACGCCGGCAAAACAGTTATCTGTCCTCGCTGCACGAGACAGCCTTATCCTTAATGAATCGCTTTGAATTAACCGACCTGTTGGAGGCTATTATTACTCGCGCGGCCGTCTTAGCCGATACTCCCCACGGGTTTATCGCGCTGGTTGATTCCGCTCACAAGACAATGACAACAAAAGCCGGAACCGGCCTTTATGCCGATAGAGTCGGTAAAAAAATCCAGGCAGCTGAAGGGTTGGCCGGCACGGTATGGTTATCCGGTCAACTCATCACTGTAAATGACTATCATAACTGGCCTGGTTGTTTAGCGGATACGGAATTTGATGAAATCCAGTCAATACTGGGTATCCCCTTGATTTCCAACTCGGAAGTCGTTGGTGTTATTGGTCTTGCTTATTCCGAAAACAGCCATTGCTTCAATAAAGATGAGACAGAATTTTTAAATGGTTTTGCCAAACTGGCTTCTATTGCCCTTAATAATGCACAATTATATAATACCACGCAATACTTGAGTTTTCATGATCGCCTAACCGGATTATATAACCGGGCCTACTTTGAAGAAGAATCCCATCGCATTAGTACTTCCCGCTTTTTCCCGATTGGTGTCATTGTATTTGACATTGACGGACTTAAACTTGTTAATGATACCCTTGGACACATGATCGGCGACGAGATGTTGAAAGCGGCTGCCGATATTATCCGTCAATGTTTTCGTCAAAGTGATGTGATTGCCCGCATCGGCGGCGATGAATTCGCCGTTTTATTGCCCAACACGACCCGACAAATTGCCGAACGGGGCTGTCTCCGTGTCAAAAATGCTATTCCCCGATACAATGATAAACACCTGACTTTTCTCCCTTTAAGTATCTCTATCGGTTTGGCATTCAGCAAAGACCCCACTGACAGCCTTACCGACCTGTTTAAAGAAGCCGATGATTATATGTACCGGGAAAAACTGCAGCGCCGGCAAAGTACGCGCAGCGCCATTGTTGAAACATTAAAAAGCGCACTGGCCGCCAGAGATTTTTTAACCGAAGGACACGGGGAGCGCCTGCAGGATTTAGCCGCCAAACTGGCTGACCACATCGGCCTGCCAGAACAGAAAATATCGGATATACGGCTGCTGGCTCAATTCCATGATATTGGTAAAATTGGTATCTCCGATGCCATTCTATTTAAACCGGAATCCCTAACCAGCGAAGAGTTTGCTGAAATGAAGCGGCATAGTGAAATTGGTTACCGGATTGCCCATACTTCACACGACCTATCCCCCATTGCCCAGGGCATCCTCAAACATCATGAATGGTGGAACGGAAGCGGTTATCCACTTGGTTTAACCGGTGAAGACATTCCTTTGGAATGCCGCATTATAGCCATTGCCGACGCCTATGACGCTATGACCAGCGATCGCCCCTATCGCAAAGCCCTGACGCGGGAACAGGCCCTTGCCGAATTAGAACACTATGCCGACATTCAATTTGATCCCTACCTCGTCGAAGCCTTTATTTCACTTTCGCTGTAA